The Juglans regia cultivar Chandler chromosome 1, Walnut 2.0, whole genome shotgun sequence nucleotide sequence tttttttcttttttacttttcccTGTTACATCAGATGATATCCAGCTGGGCTGGGCAATCAAACAGCTCCACCCATGACCAGTGTAGTTCATCATTTGGTGATTAATCCGGGGatctaatatttgaaaataaagatgCAANNNNNNNNNNNNNNNNNNNNNNNNNNNNNNNNNNNNNNNNNNNNNNNNNNNNNNNNNNNNNNNNNNNNNNNNNNNNNNNNNNNNNNNNNNNNNNNNNNNNTCATCTcattacatctcatctcatcttatttcctttccaaacatcactcaaacacaaacattttcaaacaaatcattacaattttttcaaatcaatcattacaactttctcaaactttcaaacaaaaaaaaaaaaacaattcaattttttcaaatctcaaaataaaaattatattaaaaaaatatattctaacaatattttaattttattcgattttttatttaactttttctctttcctttcccaaaactcaaaaaatatttaactcaaactatctcattactattcacaaatcatcttactattcacaaaatttttatctcatctcattccccaagcatcccctaAGAGTCTCCATAACAATGACTACAAGGGAGACAAAACATCCTTTTAGAAATCCACGAATGCCTTTTGAAGAAACCCATGGGAAGCCATTCACCAAGACTGAAAAGCACATCATGGAGATCATTGAGCTATCTAATTGCACCATTTCACCCCGAAACCACACCTCCTAACATTTACTATAAAAGGTCAGAATTCAAGATCATACTCCACTAAGCCTAAATTAATACCTAGCTGTCTGCTACCCTAAATTTAGTATACTAACATGAAAGACCCTCTTAGACCACCTCTCAACAAGCTTGGAAAAAATCCATGGAGCATCCATAGCCATCAGATATAGCCCCATGGCCTTATGACCATTCATTTCGTTCACTAAGCTTGGACTTTAATTTCCTCAAATGGCATTTCCAACAGTCTCCTCCCACACCTGAAAAGCCAAGCCAAGCCAACCCAAATGGAGTCCTGCAGACTTGTTCAAAGTAcaatttcttggaaaaaatGTGCTATGGTTGGTATGAACTTTCTATGCCATTTCTTGTAAAATTGTATCAAATGATCACTAATTTCCCATCAACTTCTCTCAACCACAATGCCCCTAATTTATGTCTCAAAAAAATCTCCTCCAATATAATAAGCCTCTCCACCTGGCTACAAATGAAGTCCTTCCTCACTTTTTATTCAGCATCAACACCCTTTCAACATACTTGGTTCATCTAGGAAGAGCTTCTTTCACCTCCCCACATTGCTGAACGCTTGCTCATCCCAAGCTTCCAATTCAGCTTCCAATGCTTTAAGTGTCACTCTAGAACACAAACTGGGGAGCCCTGAAAATTATACAGTCTGCCATGCTTTCACCCTCCTAGAAAAACCTTACGGCTTCAACCACACATTTTCAAATGTAAACTACCTATTGCTCTTTTGGAAGTGCCAGGTAATACCCCGAATTGAGTATAGGAAGGCAATCGACAGGACCACATACTCTCTGGAAGAAAGAAGTTATTGCGATTTATAATTATTCCAAAGGACCCCAAATTGTAAacttgagtagattttttgaacCAATAAGGCCAGATACAGCTTGGAATTTCCTTGGGCCTCCTATGCTTTGAGAACTGCATCAACCAAGCCATTTTTCACGAGTATTGTGGAGGAGCTTCCCATGGCTTTTGGATATAGCAGGGGAACATCCATTCATAGGTTTGGGATCCACATCTATGAATTGAAAGGTCTAACATTAAAAATGATACCAAAATTAATCCCAAGTAGAAATGTAGAACTTGAGTCATGCCAACTACAATGAAACAGCCTAACAAGAACCCCAAGGATTTAAGGGGAGAGATACTAATGTTCCATTATTAAGTGTAAGTGGGTAGTCAATAGGATCCCACATAACCATGGAGGAAGAAGTTATTGCAGCACATAATGATTCCAACGGGTCCAATTGTAATATTGGCAAGTCATTTTGGAATATAAGCTCAAATGTGATTTTAAAGTTCCTTGACTCGTCACAGCCCATGATCCAAGAGGATTGAAAAGTGGTctgaaaatattcttcaaaacCCATACGAAGGAGCAGAGCTCCCTTGAGTGCAGCTTTCTTTGTTAGACAGCTGCACAAGAAAATCCTTATTTGGGAAAATTTGAGCAAGAGACATGTGATGGTGATTAACTGGTGCTGTACGTGAGGAATGATAAAcctgtggatcatcttctactacaATTGAGGTAGGTATTGCACTATGGAAAACTGTGATCAGCCCATACAGACGTAATTGGGGATGCCATTTCAGCTGGTAGCAATGTTGGCATGTTAGAAGGGGAGGTTTGGTAACCGTCATATTGGATGTTGTGGAAATTATAAAGATTTGCTTCATGTGGTGCGCATGGAACAAAAGACATTATCAAAGTTTCAAGACAATACAAAGACTCTCGAGGATATCAAGGCTTTCTTTTTATGCACTGTCCCATTGGATGATAGCTAACCTATATCTCTCTAGTTTCCGCTTCTAGGATTCTATTAGTCTTTTCTCTATCTTAAACTAGATCTAGTTTGTTTGTatatcagaacaaataattTCAGACATTATTTTTTGATACAACAATGAATAACTGCTAAATGTTTTCATCCCTAGATTGGCACTGGTTTGATCAAATAATTGAAAGCTTAGCTCCCAatctagaaattaaaataatgagaagGCACTGGAAAAGAAGTCATCCGCATGCAAAAGAGTAGAACTCCTTCCAAATGAGAATCATAGATAACAAAAACCAATGGTAATTATGATCCGGCATCAAGCCTCCAACAAAGAGCACCTCAGTTCCAAGGGAAAGATAAAGAATTAACACTCCATAATTCAACTTAAAAATTCCAAAGTCAATCCAGAAAACTCACCATCGAAGTGCCTGCACCCATATTTCGCAGGGGACTAATGCATAGTCCCGCCCGGATACACCCACTTCACCATTCCCCCCTGCTCAGAATCCTCTTTTCTCAGACTGAAAACAAGATCCAAGCTGAAGATGTTGTTGATGAGCTTCATAGGACCTGTATACGAGGAAACTGGCGAAGCCGTATACACAATTCCTATCTTCAAACCCAAATCTCCGGGCATCAAATCTTGCGCATCCTTCCACCACCTGAAAACCCCAAATCACACACAAAAACACGTATACAGTATTCCAAGATTCGAATATTTCACACTAATGTAGGCACATCCAGATCatagaaattcaaaaacaaagcataaaaaaaataaaagaaaaaactagttTGATTGCCAAGAATcagaagaaaagggaaagagaagaCGGAACCGTAATCACATAGCAGCCCAGTTTGTTATGAACTCACTAGGAAGAACTCATCTTTGAAAACTAACTTGCA carries:
- the LOC118343846 gene encoding ubiquitin carboxyl-terminal hydrolase 8-like; this translates as MDGVSDDFSDSTQRPDSDNDQRVYFVPYRWWKDAQDLMPGDLGLKIGIVYTASPVSSYTGPMKLINNIFSLDLVFSLRKEDSEQGGMVKWVYPGGTMH